The DNA sequence CCCTTCAAGAAAGTGCGCCCCACGCTGGACTACGGTGGATGGAACAAGCCGAGACCGTCCACTCTGGCCCAGCCCCAGCCTCCACTGCAAGGGTAAGGAGACATCCCAGGGTTATATTGGTGATTCTGAAGTTAACCTCCATAGTCAATGAGGGGCTTTTCTTGTGCTGCCTACCTATCAGAAATTAGCGATTTACTATAACCGTTCATGATTGTTATGAATATGCCACTTTCATTTCACAACATTTATCCTTACCACCAGTAAGTGGTACAGAGATGGAGTATAACTCAAATGTCCTCTAACATCTTTGCTGCAGATTCTCCAACCTGGGCAACACGTGTTACATGAACGCCatcctccagtctctcttcagCCTGCCGTCGTTCTCCAATGATCTGCTGAAGCAGGGAATCCCATGGAAGAAGGTCCCCGCCAACGCCCTGCTCAGGTAGCCTGCTGTTAGTGCTTCAGCAGTCACCCTCTTCAGCTAAACCCATAACTGAATATAGGAAACTGTCATTAGTTTGATCAATTCAACTGTCATCATCTTGTTTCTCTTTCTCTTAAACACTGAAAATATTTCTACTTTTCCAAGGGATGCACCTTTTTTAAAATCTGTTTTGGTGGCTTAGTGATGTCATATAGCTATGACTCCACATTTACCAAATGAACTGCTTAGCTGACTCGTGTAACTGCCCTGCGCACTTACggaccccctccctcctgtgCATGCAGGCGCTTTGCCCACTTGCTGGCTAAGAAGGACATCTCGTGCCCCGAGGTGAAGAAAGACCTGCTGAGGAGAGTGAAGAGTGCCATCTCCTCCACGGCCGAGCGCTTCTCTGGATACATGCAGAACGTAAGACCTCCAATATTAACACAACGACCACCGTTTAGGCTCTTAAGCGGTCTACTCGCTCACGTGGTGgcttcctcatcctctctccctctctctccaggatgCCCATGAGTTTCTGAGCCAGTGCTTGGACCAGCTGAAGGAGGACGTGGAGAAAGTGAACAAGAGCTGGAAGAGCGAGTCGCCAGCGGCCGCGTGGGACGAGCCTCCCCAGCAGGCGGCCGCAGCCCGGCCCGGGGAGGAAGCGGACACCTCGCGCATCTACACCTGCCCTGTGGTGGTAAACATGGAGTTTGAGGTGCAGCACACCATCACCTGCAAAGGGTGAGTGAGTTGTCCCCTTTTCAGACTGTGGATTCCTGGGTGGTACGTCTCTTCCCTGATGGTAAATAAAATAATGGATCTCCATTACACACTGTGTATTAGACATTAAAAAAAAGACGTCAAAAGATTTGCTCATAAGAGTCCATTCCTTTAGTTTTTGTGATATTACCTTTCCTAAGCATATAAAGTTGTCATAAAGACTGACTGGTTGTCATGTTATTAATGACAAATCATAACAAAGGTTGTGCTGTTATGTGTGGTTTCAGCTGTGGCGAGGTGGTGACCAAGCGGGAGCAGTTCAACGACCTGTCCATCGACCTGCCTCGCAGGAAGAAGACCATCCCTCTCCGGTCCATCCAGGACTCTCTGGACCTCTTCTTCAGGGTGCGTGCCCACTGTCCCCACAAACCACCAGGCTAGCTCCTGTCCCCACAAACCACCAGGCTAGCTCCTGTCCCCACAAACCACCAGGCTAGCTCCTGTCCCCACAAACCACCAGGCTAGCTCCTGTCCCCACAAACCACCAGGCTAGCTCCTGTCCCCACAAACCACCAGGCTAGCTCCTGTCCCCACAAACCACCAGGCTAGCTCCTGTCCCCACAAACCACCAGGCTAGCTCCTGTCCCCACAAACCACCAGGCTAGCTCCTGTCCCCACAAACCACCAGGCTAGCTCCTGTCCCCACAAACCACCAGGCTAGCTCCTGTCCCCACAAACCACCAGGCTAGCTCCTGTCCCCACAAACCACCAGGCTAGCTCCTGTCCCCACAAACCACCAGGCTAGCTCCTGTCCCCACAAACCACCAGGCTAGCTCCTGTCCCCACAAACCACCAGGCTAGCTCCTGTCCCCACAAACCACCAGGCTAGCTCCTGTCCCCACAAACCACCAGGCTAGCTCCTGTCCCCACAAACCACCAGGCTAGCTCCTgtccaaatatatatacactaaagGCAATGAAACAGTCCACCTAGTATTCTAATGTTAATATGAAGTAGATGAGTTGAATCTGTCTGTGTATTCCAGATCGAGGAAATCGAGTATTCGTGTGAGAAGTGCAGCGGGAAAGCGGCGACAGTGACTCATAAATTCAGCCGACTCCCCAGGTATGCCCATTTGTCTACAACCGTGATCTTTAGCCCTGGTGTTAACAATACCAATAAGCTGATCATTCACCTGGGTTGTCTTAAttgaaattgcaccctattccctttatagtgcatgggaatagggtgccatttgggacattgcTGTGGCTAAAGTGAATGAGAAAGTGGTATTGGGTTCTACAGAATAACCCTAAATCCATTATTTTCCTTTCTATCTTTTCCCTCATGCAGAGTTCTGATCCTGCACCTGAAGCGCTACAGCTTCAACGCCCAGCTGTCACTGAACAGTAAGCTAGGCCAGCAGGTGATGATCCCTCGCTACCTCACGCTGCTTTCCCACTGCACGGACGCCACCCGCCCCCCACTCAGTCTCGGCTGGAGCGCACACGCCGCCATGTAAGAAACACCCCCACCAGCAGATTTAGAGACGGTGAACATTGTCCCAATGTTTGCGGCATAATATACTATTAGACATTTTCTTTGGAAGTCACCACACACGGGTcttcaacaacattatttggacatttagcatacagtgagggaaaaagtatttgatcccctgctgattttgtacatttgcccactgacaaagacatgatcagtctatcattttaatggtaggtttatttgaacagaataacaacaaaaaccagaaaaacgcatgtcaaaaatgttataaattgattagcattttaattagggaaataagtatttgacccctctgcaaaacatgacttagtacttggtggcaaaacccttgttggcaatcacagttggccaccaggtttgcacacatctcaggagggattttgtcccactcctctttgcagatcttctccaagtcattaaggtttcgaggctgacatttggcaactcgaaccttcagctccctccacagattttctatgggattaaggtctggagactggctaggccactccaggaccttaatgtgcttcttcttgagccactcctttgttgccttggctgtgtgttttgggtcattgtcatgctggaatacccatccacgacccattttcaatgccctggctgagggaaggaggttctcacccaagatttgatggtacatggccccgtccatcgtccctttgatgcagtaaagttgtcctgtcccaatagcagaaaaacacccccaaagcataatgtttccacctccatgtttgacggtggggatgatgttcttggggtcataggcagcattcctcctcctccaaacacggcgagttgagttgatgccaaagagctcgattttggtctcatctgtccacaacactttcacccagttctcccctgaatcattcagatgttcattggcaaacttcagatgggcctgtatatgtgctttcttgagcagggggaccttgcgggcgctgcaggatttcagtccttcaccttcacggcatagtgtgttaccaattgttttcttggtgactactgttgtcaccttctcaccaagctgcttggcgatggtcttgtagcccattccagccttgtgtaagtctacaatcttgtccctgacatccttggagagctctttggtcttggccatggtggagagtttggaatctgattgattgattgcttctgtggacaggtgtcttttatacaggtaacaaaatgagattaggagcactccctttaagagtgtgctcctaatctcagctcgttacctgtataaaagacacctgggaggcagacatctctctgattgagagggggtcaaatacttatttccctcattaaaatgcaaatcaatttataacatttttgacatgtgtttttctggatttttttgttgttattctgtcacactgttcaaataaacctaccattaaaattatagactgataatttctttgtcagtgggcaaacgtacaaaatcaacaggggatcaaatacttttttccctcactgtagcactgTTTTCTAACCTACCACGCTCTGTTTTTTTGTACAGGTCACGAACACTGAAGGCCTCCCAGTCGGTGAACTCCTCCTCACTACTTCGGTAAGCCATTCATTCAACCTCTCTCTAACAACATGGAATCACTAACACACACTTTTACCTCCAACCCAGGAAGGCAGATGTTTTCGTGATTGGGCGCAAAGTGTAGATGTTTGGTTCTTCTAACTACTGTTTTTATTTCCTTCCACCAGGAAAGTGTCTCTGAAGGCGGGGGGCAGCTCCAGCACTATCCTGGTGGACTCTGACAGCGAGGAGGAGCTGAGCCGGAAGGCGGTGAGCCGCAAGCGCCGCCTCAGCGACTGTCTGCCCGATGAAGACAGAGCAGACGAGGTGGGGACACCAGAGGGACCaggggggaaaaaatacattacTACACCCTAACCGCTGACATGCAGGGCCAGGTTGAAAGAACACTGTGTTTAGTGTGTGACATGGTGGGCTCTGGTTGTGTGTTTAGGTCCAGCGAGGCTTGCACCACACAGATGCGTCAGACTTCAACAGCATCAACGATGAGGAAATGCTGGCGGCGGTGCTGGAGATGAGTCGCCAGGACGCTGGGCTCTCCTGCCCCGCCCCTGAGGACGAGCCAACCAGCAGCCCTGATACGGGCTTCGGAGATGCCGACCCCGAAGCCCAGGAGAGGAACTACCACCCAGACCTGCTGGAGACGGACACTAAGCCGTCTGCAGGTAACCACCCATCTCAGAAACACATACTCACCAGCCAGGAGGGACAGGGAGGTGTCAGCTGAAACAGATAGTtcacaaaaatatttttttgagaCTACACACCAAAACAGCTCTCTGTAGTTACTTACTAGATGCCCATTCATTTAATTGAACTATGCTATACTAAGTCATGAAGACTTGAATTAGGCAAAACGCATGCAGAAGCCtctgtttttaaatgtgtgtttCACCAACCAATGCTCAATggagtgtgtatctgtgtgtgtagacGTGCTGGACTCCCTGGACCTGACCATGGACGAGAACAAGGAGAACCAGACCCCCGAGGGGGTGCAGGGGGATCTGGACTGGGTGCAGCAGTATAGCCTggagcaggagagggaggagcagGAGCTGCAGCAAGCCCTGGCCCAGAGCCTGCAGGAGCACGTAAGACTCAACACACACACtaggacattacagagagagacccCCTATACAGCTCTACCCTTGGACATTTTACTGTAGGGGAAACCTGATGTTGGTGGTTCACCGATGTTTTTGTAATGTAGGCTAATCCTCCATCTGTAATGTTTTGGTGATCCACAAGAAAAACAAAAATCTGTGTCTTGAGCTCGGAACccaccatcactatatagggccAATGCCACCTATGTGaacttttgagagagagagagccggacAGGACAGCTGGTTATTGCATCACCATGACGCAAACCTGACATTTGCGATGTGTGGTTTCTCCTACAGGAAGCCcaggagatgagggaggatgacGACCTGAAGAGAGCCACAGAGCTCAGCCTGCAAGGTACAGCATAGACACTGCTACCCCTTTTTAAGCCAATACGCAGCTTCACTAAAGTaaagtagtgtgtgtctgtgtttgcacATTTTGACATGTCTTGATTCTCCCTCGTTGTTCTCCGCCCTCCCAGAGTTCAACAATTCGTTGCCGGAGCTGCTGTGTTCAGACGAGGACTCTGGGAACGAGGAGGTGCTGGACATGGAGTACAGCGAAGCAGAGACCGAGGATCTGAAGAGAAATGCTGAGGTACGGAGTCACCCTCCTACTTTTCTCTCCCACACTAACCTTCACCAGAGGCCTCATTTATCAACTGCATACATTTCACTAAATTCAGATTTACGTGAAGATTCTAGGACTTGCGTGGCAACAAATTATTGGGATTTCGCAAACTGTCGTATGCAACATACAGTtggaagtcggaggtttacatacaccttagccaaatacatttaaactcagtttttcaccatttctgacatttaatcctagttccctgtcttaggtcagttaggatcaccactttattttaagaatgtgaaatgtcagaataatagtagagagaatgatttatttcagcttttatttatttcctcacattcccagtgggtcagaagtttacatacactcatttagtatttggttgcgttgcctttaaattgtttaacttcggtcaaacgtttcgggtagccttccacaaacttcccacaataagttgcattttggcccattcctcctgacatagctggtgtaactgagtcaggtttgtaggcctccttgctcgcacacactttttcagttctgcccagttCTGcccctttgtgatggccactcccaataccttgactttgttgtccttaagccattttgccacaactttggaagtatgcttggggtcattgtccatttggaagacccatttgcgaccaagctttaacttcctgactgatgtcttgagatgttgcttcaatatatccacataattttccttcctcatgatgccatctattttgtgaagtgcaccagtctctcctgcagcaaagcacccccacagcatgatgcagtggttcacggttgggatggtgttcttgcaaccgaccccctttttcctccaaacataacgatggtcattatggccaaactgttctatttttgtttcatcagaccagacgacatttctccaaaaagtacaatctttgtccccatgtgcagttgcaaaccgtagtctggcttttttatggcggttttggagcagtggcttcttccttgctgagtggcctttcaggttatgtcgatataggactcattttactgtggatatagatacttttgtacctgtttcctccagcatcttcacagggtcctttgctgttgttctgggattgatttgcactttttcgcaccaaagtacgttcatttctaggagacagaatgcatctccttcctgagcggtatgatggctgcgtggtcccattgtgtttacacttgcgtactattgtttgtacagatgaacgtggtaccttcaggcgtttggaaattgctcccaaggatgaaccagacttgtggaggtctacaattttttttctgaggtcttggctgatttcttttgattttcctatgatgtcaagcaaagaggcactgagtttgaaggtacgctttgaaatacatccacaggtacacctccaattgactcaaatgatgtcatttagcctatcagaaggttctaaagccatgacatcatcaacttagtgtatgtaaacttcttacccactggaattgtgatacagtgaattataagtgaaataatcctaaccgacttgccaaaagatgtcctaaccgacttgccaaaactatagtttgttaacaagaaatttgtggagtggttgaaaattagttttaatgactccaacctaagtgtatgttaacttctgacttcaactgtatatgcatgtTTTCATTGATTAATCAGAGCCCTACTATATTTGTGCGCTCGTGAACGAGCGTTACAATACCGCCTGGAAAATGCACTTTTATGGTAACAAAAACACCCTCATTTGCTGTATGATTTAGAGATGTTGGAACTGGGTCATGATAGTTTCTAAAATAAAGTGCAATTTGATCAGATTTTGACCttttatctcctgaatgttttggcattgcGGTCCAAAAAGTCattttctgaccacttcttccatgggcaaacgtataaaaagTTTTGattaaatcaaaagggatgcaGTCAAAAAAGAattgaattaaaatggatttacccCTGTACAATGTTTTGTATGCATTAttacagtggtcaccaaccttttctgagccGAGATCACTGAGTCAAAATGCAGGCCGGGATCTACTGCTCATTCTTTTTTTGTAACATtcttaaaaaacgtaagcctatgcaacattaacctattaaaaactattctgtagcaatgaggtgtgtgcagtaggctataagcacaatacattatcactgcatattggctatgcttgaattgccctgccaatggcATTGCAATGTTCTTCTCAGACAATTTAGGTATATGATCACATTGGTAATGgataatgtgttgtatttacttttattttactggactgatggtgcctgcatcttgATTGTCAGTCTCAGCGTCGGGAGAGACCAAAAAGGAGactcttccagctgatggcagaACTCGGAGTCACACTtaattatttctgcctcatgcaccaattcatgttgttactcggATGACCAGAGAacgtgaaatattccttgattaTAGTAAAAAggacaagccgctaataataacgcAAGCCTATCGATACACTTTGTAGCACGAGTGGATAGGGAGAAGCGTGTTTTATGGCTTATTAAAGTGTTGAATAAAAAGGTGAACATGAACtcactcactcataaaaacagcatctATTTGCTGTATTCGCAGAcagtctctagtcatggttttaaacgttttgaaatctcacagtatcaacttcgCTGTGGGCTCGTGGAAGCTACACAGTGATCTGAGATATCTGATTGGCCCGCTGGGTAGGcggagtttgtaccttcagacacatgaaatggttcaaaaagGGTAACACTTTGACTAACCGGCGCGCAAGgcagctgaatcaagtgcacctaccggaAACAGCACAAACGATTAAAAAATCATTGGTTTTTTTTATAGTAATGTTTGGTAAtcaactaggaatgccttggagatcgaccagtagATTGCGATCAACCGGTTGGTGAGCAGTACTTTCTAGACAATTTCATGCCTCTGGTGCACAATAGGAGAAGTCAGTCTTGCCTAACTGGGTACTTTAAGTAACAGCCACTGTGTAGACCGAGTCTGATAACTGCTAGTGGTGAAGGAGAGCATTCTACAGAGGTAAAGAGGGAGTTTCCCCAGAAGGGCTTTGTATATGAATATACCAATGCAGCTATGTGCACATGTAAAGCGAGTACCAGCCCACCATTTTGATACAAAGTGCAATGGGGGGGGTGAGCAACTTTGCATTTGTAACAAAGCACAGGGATGCATGATGAACTGAGTCCAGCCTCTGTAACACAAAAGGGGCTGCATGCATGTACAAGAAGTCACCATAGTCAATAACAGAAAGAAAAGTGGCTTGAACAAGCTTCTTTCTAGCCTCAAAAGGAAAGCAAGCCTTGTTACGAAAATAAAACCCCAATTTTAAGTTTAAGCTTCTTCACAAGATTATCCATATGAACTTTTTAGGTTGACTTATCGTCCAACCATATACTGTTTCTAGGTAtatgtaggatgacaccttttCAATGGATGTTCTGGTTCGCTGAGTTTTCGTCACTGATCTTTTGGACAAATCACAATTTCGCATGCGCTCGCATTTTTTGAATTTCGGAAGGagaggggacatttggcccataaaCTTGTCTGAAACTGGCTGAGAGTTTCCGTTTAGGGGGCTGGACAATAGGTTTGGGCGGTAATCTGATTTCCATACTGTATTACCGGCAGTGCACACAAGGGGTGCTATTTCTTtccaaatgtatttttttattatgctaacaAGTACTAGCAAATTCCTATAGCGGACGCAAGCTAAATGCTAAGAAGCGCAAGCGAACATAAACTAAATGCAAGGACAGAgaacccagctcataaagttatataACTATCTCAAAAGGATACTCACACTTGAACCAGGATGGGATTGTCTCTGCtttaaccaagaagcttgatcttgcaagCAAGCCACctatagctagcaagttagctaaccaaatgcatagctggggCCCTGAgctgaagaaaatgtatttgaatGTATAGATAGTTAACTTATAGTTAGTTATAAGCTATTTAGCTGGCAAACATTAGTAGTGGATTAGTAGATAATTTGATCACCTCTTGTGCTGCTCAACAGTGGATCGTCATGTGCTCTTTGTAAATAAACAAACCATGTGACTGGCTCAATTGAATTTGTGAATATAATACTTttttgtataaaacatttttgGGACAGTATTGCAAATCATACCGTCCGTATTTCAAAATACCCAGTTGTGTGGTATATATCGCCCAAGCTTAGTGGAGGCTTCGCTAGTTTTGTTAAAATCTTTTCTAACGTGTCCCCCAATAATTTCATAAAGAATCTGATGCAATTACGCAAGATTTGAGTTCTGGGTGTCCAAGATTACAGAAACATTTAGAAATGGAGTGAAACGGCCCAGCTGAACACCTCTTCCTTTTCTTGTTCCCAGAGCGGAGACTTGGCCAACTCGTTCCGGCTGATCAGTGTAGTCAGTCACATTGGGAGCAGCTCCTCCTCTGGTAAGCACTGCCCTGCCTATAGACCACAGTCTGCTAAGATATATGGCTATGTTACGAGACACCGTTATTTGTGGTTACCAGAAATGAGTGCAATATATTAATGTTATGATTCTGTTTTGGTAACGACTGATATCTGTGCATCTCATAACTACTGTGTAGCAGGAGCCACAGATTATCAATCATCTGTAAACAAATGTAAAGCATAAAAGTAAAATGTGTCAGCTGAGGCAGCATACGAGGACGATACCATGAGAACCCAAGACACTGGATACTTGTAGTCTAATATTAACCTATAATTCTATCTCCGGACCCTCAGGCCATTACATCAGCGACGTGTACGACATGAAGAAGCAGTCGTGGCTGACCTACAACGACCTGGACGTGTCGCGCACGCAGGAGGCCACGGTGCAGAGAGACCGCGACCGCAGCGGATACATCTTCTTCTACATGCACAAGTTAGTCTCCTTCTCCCAGCTTCAGTTGTGTGCTGGGTTGTGTTCCTGTGGTGCAACAATGTGAAATGTGTCCAATAAGAAAGCAGATTTTCAATTTCAGTTGCAAAATGTTTTTGTACAGTGtcccctactgaacacaaccctgttCTCTTATGATAAGTGGAAAACCACCAGCCTCCCACCATATGCCCTATACCAGTCTGTCTGAGTGACTGAGTATAATCCAGTGGAGGCTGAGAGAGACCCAGCTCTAGTAAGCAGGGCTGTCCATACCGATTGGCAACTCTGAGCAGAAGCTGGAATAAAATCCCCCCTCTTTCATGCTATTAGAAAAGCTTATTTGTTCAAATTTCTTTCTGTTTTGTCAGGAAAAAAAAGTGGGAAAGTGAAACATTCTGGTAACTGGAAGTTTGCTGGGGGGTTTTAAGATCAGGACATTAATAAAACTAAAGTTGTACATTCAGTTATTGTGTGCGATATTGTGGGGAACTTAGTGTAATGTGTGTATCCTATCATACACTGGAACCCACTGTAAGGGGTGTGGATTTGTTTCAGTGAGCCATGCCTTGACTGACTACTGTGTatgttccctcctctcctcagggaTGTGTTTGAGGAGCTGTCTGAGCTAGAGAGGACAGGGGCCAGTGGAGGAGCCTCTGAGGCAGGGAGGACTGTCCTGCAGCCCCTCTGAGCCACCAGGCTGtcatcagtcacacacacaccaaacaacaCACACTCCGACAGCACTAAGCTCTCCCCAACAGATGGGTCAGGTTTGGGATGAAAGAGAACCCTTCTCCAGTACTACTGATTGCCGTCCACATTTTGCCATCTTCATGCACTTTGTCCCTTTTTAAAACAACAACAGGCCATGGTAGCTTCTGTCACAAAGGCAGGCTCAGACGTCAGCACACAGACAGCCAACGTCCTTCTCTCCTGGTCCGTTCAGAAATGAGACACACAGCGCACTCAAAAGAAAAGAAAGAGTTGACCGTTCTTTGTTTATTCAACCCTGAGCGATATTAGCCCTGAACTTTCAAGGCTTCTATATTAAATGTTCTATGATTTGTTGAATAACTTGAtgtaaaatagtttttcttgGCACATGATATTAACTGTCATGCATTTAAGAACTTAAATAGCAAGTGTCAGATGCTAGATGCAGATGCTCCTTGGACTGTATGGTTTTTACTTTTAATTtccaatataatttaaaaaatgtattcttcTAAAATATAATTTAGGGTAAGGAGGGTGTACCTTTTTGTTctatacattgcattcggaaggtattcagaccccttaaatagttttttcccctcatcaatctacacacaataccccataatgacaaagcaaaaacaggtttttagaaatttttgcaaaagtATAAAAAAATTGACATATtacatatacataagtattcagactctacTCAGTATTTttttgaagcatctttggcagcgattacagcctcgagtcttcttgggtatgacgctacaagtttggcacacctgtatttagggagtttctcccattcttctctgcagatcctctcaagctctgtcaggtttgatggggagcgtcgctgcatagctattttcaagtctctccagagatgttcgatctggttcaagtccgggagtggctgggccactcaagaacattcagagacttgtcccgaagccactcctacgttttcttgcctgtgtgcttagagttgttgtcctgttggaaggtgaaccttcgccccagtctgagctcctgagcgctttggagcaggttttcatcaaggatctctgtattttgctccgttcatctttctctctatcctgactagtctcccagtccctgctgctgaaaaacatccccacagcatgatgctgccaccaccatgcttcactgtagggatggtgccaggtttcctccagacgtgactcttggcatttaggccaaagagttcaatcttggtttcatcagaacagagaatcttgtttctcacggtctgagagtcctttaggtgccttttggcaaactccaagtgggctgtcatgtgcctttttactgaggagtggcttccgtctggccactctaccataaaggcctgattggtggagtgctgcagagatggttgtccttctggtaggttctcccatctccacagaggaactctggagctctgtcagagtgaccatcgggttcttggtcacctccctgagcaaggcccttctcccctgattgctcagtttggccgggtggccagctctaggaagggtcttggtggttccaaacttcttccatttaagaatgatggaggccactgtgttcttggaccttcaatgatgcagaaatgttttagtaccattccccagatctgtgcctcgacacaatcctgtctcggagctctacggacaattccttcgacctcatggcttggtttttgctctgatatgcactgtcaactgtgggaccttatatagacaggtgtgtgccttttctaaatcttgtccaatcaattgaatttaccacaggtggactccaatgacgttgtagaaacatctcaaggatgatcaatggaaacaggatacacctgagctcaattttgagtctcatagcaaagggtctgaatgcttatgtaaataaggtattcatgttttttatttgtatttaattagcaaaaaaatcgagacctgttttctctttgccgTTATGGGGTGTGTTTTTTAAAAGTttgttttatccattttagaataagact is a window from the Coregonus clupeaformis isolate EN_2021a chromosome 23, ASM2061545v1, whole genome shotgun sequence genome containing:
- the LOC121536656 gene encoding ubiquitin carboxyl-terminal hydrolase 37-like, whose product is MAVAVPKLSSGAVVKIRYNSIDVGTTRWKEGTFEVLEKDNKVNLCLKFCAGGAAKSFQLNHNVNNVVMQPIHTMRRIVVTLKDDSIVTLERVPPVLAEKMKDYLEKLKHGKSTVLKTSQGSASFGVLGNRSVKNETSQPGERQTTPRRPSVDNREETTTRKPLGSPSRGTSTPARSGLSENRNEKRKRLHISDSDLTEDYPKENDSSSNNKATSDPSRKFLLSCKDKLKQAEENRSSVSLVPAPLQPTSFYGSRSVTKDYSTSHSFLDRPSSTSQTPSAKRSLMLPNHSTPFKKVRPTLDYGGWNKPRPSTLAQPQPPLQGFSNLGNTCYMNAILQSLFSLPSFSNDLLKQGIPWKKVPANALLRRFAHLLAKKDISCPEVKKDLLRRVKSAISSTAERFSGYMQNDAHEFLSQCLDQLKEDVEKVNKSWKSESPAAAWDEPPQQAAAARPGEEADTSRIYTCPVVVNMEFEVQHTITCKGCGEVVTKREQFNDLSIDLPRRKKTIPLRSIQDSLDLFFRIEEIEYSCEKCSGKAATVTHKFSRLPRVLILHLKRYSFNAQLSLNSKLGQQVMIPRYLTLLSHCTDATRPPLSLGWSAHAAMSRTLKASQSVNSSSLLRKVSLKAGGSSSTILVDSDSEEELSRKAVSRKRRLSDCLPDEDRADEVQRGLHHTDASDFNSINDEEMLAAVLEMSRQDAGLSCPAPEDEPTSSPDTGFGDADPEAQERNYHPDLLETDTKPSADVLDSLDLTMDENKENQTPEGVQGDLDWVQQYSLEQEREEQELQQALAQSLQEHEAQEMREDDDLKRATELSLQEFNNSLPELLCSDEDSGNEEVLDMEYSEAETEDLKRNAESGDLANSFRLISVVSHIGSSSSSGHYISDVYDMKKQSWLTYNDLDVSRTQEATVQRDRDRSGYIFFYMHKDVFEELSELERTGASGGASEAGRTVLQPL